One segment of Dama dama isolate Ldn47 chromosome 15, ASM3311817v1, whole genome shotgun sequence DNA contains the following:
- the SLC18A2 gene encoding synaptic vesicular amine transporter isoform X1 — MALSELALLRWLQESRHSRKLILFIVFLALLLDNMLLTVVVPIIPSYLYSIEHEKDALEIQTAKPGLTASASGGFQNIFSYYDNSTMVTGNNTDHLQGALVHEATTQRMATNSSSAPSDCPSEDKDLLNENVQVGLLFASKATVQLLTNPFIGLLTNRIGYPIPMFTGFCIMFISTVMFAFSRSYAFLLIARSLQGIGSSCSSVAGMGMLASVYTDDEERGNAMGIALGGLAMGVLVGPPFGSVLYEFVGKTAPFLVLAALVLLDGAIQLFVLQPSRVQPESQKGTPLTTLLRDPYILIAAGSICFANMGIAMLEPALPIWMMETMCSHKWQLGVAFLPASVSYLIGTNVFGILAHKMGRWLCALLGMIIVGMSILCIPLAKNIYGLIAPNFGVGFAIGMVDSSMMPIMGYLVDLRHVSVYGSVYAIADVAFCMGYAIGPSAGGAIAKAIGFPWLMTIIGIIDILFAPLCFFLRSPPAKEEKMAILMDHNCPIKTKMYTQNSSQSYPIGEDEESESD, encoded by the exons ATGGCCCTGAGCGAGCTGGCGCTGCTCCGCTGGCTGCAGGAGAGCCGGCACTCGCGGAAGCTCATCCTGTTCATCGTGTTCCTCGCGCTGCTGCTGGATAACATGCTGCTCACGGTCGTGG TCCCCATCATCCCGAGTTACTTGTATAGCATTGAGCATGAGAAAGATGCTCTAGAAATCCAGACCGCCAAGCCTGGGCTCACAGCCTCCGCCTCCGGCGGCTTCCAGAACATCTTCTCCTATTACGACAATTCCACCATGGTCACCGGGAACAACACCGACCACCTTCAGGGGGCACTGGTGCACGAGGCCACCACGCAGCGCATGGCCACTAACTCGTCCTCGGCCCCTTCCGACTGTCCCAGTGAAGACAAAGACCTCCTGAATGAGAATGTGCAGGTCGGCCTGCTGTTTGCCTCGAAAGCCACTGTCCAGCTCCTCACCAACCCGTTCATAGGACTGTTGACCAACAG AATTGGCTACCCAATTCCCATGTTCACGGGATTCTGCATCATGTTTATCTCAACAGTTA TGTTCGCCTTCTCCCGCAGCTACGCCTTCCTGCTGATCGCCAGGTCCCTGCAGGGCATCGGTTCCTCCTGCTCGTCTGTAGCTG GGATGGGCATGCTGGCCAGCGTGTACACAGATGACGAGGAGAGAGGCAACGCCATGGGGATCGCCCTGGGCGGCCTGGCCATGGGGGTCCTAG TGGGCCCCCCCTTTGGGAGTGTGCTATATGAGTTTGTGGGGAAGACAGCTCCGTTCCTGGTCCTGGCTGCCCTGGTGCTCTTGGATGGAG CCATTCAGCTCTTTGTGCTCCAGCCGTCCCGGGTGCAGCCAGAG AGCCAGAAGGGGACGCCGCTCACCACCCTGCTGAGGGACCCGTACATCCTCATCGCTGCAG GGTCCATCTGCTTCGCAAACATGGGGATTGCCATGTTGGAGCCAGCCCTGCCCATCTGGATGATGGAGACCATGTGTTCCCACAAGTGGCAGCTGG GCGTGGCTTTCTTGCCAGCTAGCGTCTCTTATCTCATTGGAACCAATGTTTTCGGGATCCTTGCACACAAAATGGGGAG ATGGCTTTGTGCTCTTCTAGGAATGATAATTGTCGGAATGAGCATTTTATGT ATTCCTCTTGCAAAAAACATCTATGGACTCATAGCTCCCAACTTCGGAGTTGGTTTTGCAATTG GCATGGTGGATTCATCAATGATGCCCATCATGGGCTACCTGGTCGACCTGCGGCACGTGTCCGTCTATGGGAGCGTGTATGCCATTGCCGATGTAGCATTTTGTATGGGATATGCCATAG GTCCTTCCGCTGGTGGTGCTATCGCAAAGGCAATTGGATTTCCATGGCTCATGACAATTATCGGAATAATTGATATTCTTTTTGCTCCTCTCTGCTTTTTTCTTCGAAGTCCACCTGCCAAGGAAGAAAAAATG
- the SLC18A2 gene encoding synaptic vesicular amine transporter isoform X2 — MALSELALLRWLQESRHSRKLILFIVFLALLLDNMLLTVVVPIIPSYLYSIEHEKDALEIQTAKPGLTASASGGFQNIFSYYDNSTMVTGNNTDHLQGALVHEATTQRMATNSSSAPSDCPSEDKDLLNENVQVGLLFASKATVQLLTNPFIGLLTNRIGYPIPMFTGFCIMFISTVMFAFSRSYAFLLIARSLQGIGSSCSSVAGMGMLASVYTDDEERGNAMGIALGGLAMGVLVGPPFGSVLYEFVGKTAPFLVLAALVLLDGAIQLFVLQPSRVQPESQKGTPLTTLLRDPYILIAAGSICFANMGIAMLEPALPIWMMETMCSHKWQLGVAFLPASVSYLIGTNVFGILAHKMGRWLCALLGMIIVGMSILCIPLAKNIYGLIAPNFGVGFAIGPSAGGAIAKAIGFPWLMTIIGIIDILFAPLCFFLRSPPAKEEKMAILMDHNCPIKTKMYTQNSSQSYPIGEDEESESD; from the exons ATGGCCCTGAGCGAGCTGGCGCTGCTCCGCTGGCTGCAGGAGAGCCGGCACTCGCGGAAGCTCATCCTGTTCATCGTGTTCCTCGCGCTGCTGCTGGATAACATGCTGCTCACGGTCGTGG TCCCCATCATCCCGAGTTACTTGTATAGCATTGAGCATGAGAAAGATGCTCTAGAAATCCAGACCGCCAAGCCTGGGCTCACAGCCTCCGCCTCCGGCGGCTTCCAGAACATCTTCTCCTATTACGACAATTCCACCATGGTCACCGGGAACAACACCGACCACCTTCAGGGGGCACTGGTGCACGAGGCCACCACGCAGCGCATGGCCACTAACTCGTCCTCGGCCCCTTCCGACTGTCCCAGTGAAGACAAAGACCTCCTGAATGAGAATGTGCAGGTCGGCCTGCTGTTTGCCTCGAAAGCCACTGTCCAGCTCCTCACCAACCCGTTCATAGGACTGTTGACCAACAG AATTGGCTACCCAATTCCCATGTTCACGGGATTCTGCATCATGTTTATCTCAACAGTTA TGTTCGCCTTCTCCCGCAGCTACGCCTTCCTGCTGATCGCCAGGTCCCTGCAGGGCATCGGTTCCTCCTGCTCGTCTGTAGCTG GGATGGGCATGCTGGCCAGCGTGTACACAGATGACGAGGAGAGAGGCAACGCCATGGGGATCGCCCTGGGCGGCCTGGCCATGGGGGTCCTAG TGGGCCCCCCCTTTGGGAGTGTGCTATATGAGTTTGTGGGGAAGACAGCTCCGTTCCTGGTCCTGGCTGCCCTGGTGCTCTTGGATGGAG CCATTCAGCTCTTTGTGCTCCAGCCGTCCCGGGTGCAGCCAGAG AGCCAGAAGGGGACGCCGCTCACCACCCTGCTGAGGGACCCGTACATCCTCATCGCTGCAG GGTCCATCTGCTTCGCAAACATGGGGATTGCCATGTTGGAGCCAGCCCTGCCCATCTGGATGATGGAGACCATGTGTTCCCACAAGTGGCAGCTGG GCGTGGCTTTCTTGCCAGCTAGCGTCTCTTATCTCATTGGAACCAATGTTTTCGGGATCCTTGCACACAAAATGGGGAG ATGGCTTTGTGCTCTTCTAGGAATGATAATTGTCGGAATGAGCATTTTATGT ATTCCTCTTGCAAAAAACATCTATGGACTCATAGCTCCCAACTTCGGAGTTGGTTTTGCAATTG GTCCTTCCGCTGGTGGTGCTATCGCAAAGGCAATTGGATTTCCATGGCTCATGACAATTATCGGAATAATTGATATTCTTTTTGCTCCTCTCTGCTTTTTTCTTCGAAGTCCACCTGCCAAGGAAGAAAAAATG